Genomic window (Thermoflexus sp.):
ACAGCACGGCGTTGGCCACATCCTGAGGTTCCTCAATTCGCCCCAGCGGGGTTTTGCTCACATACTCCGCGCGCACGGCCTCTGGATCCATCCCCCGCAGCTGCCCCTCCCACACGATCTCGCGCTCCTGCATCGATGTGCGGACAAATCCGGGGCAGATCAGATTGACTTTGATATTATACTTGCCCACTTCCACCGCCAAACTCAGGCCGAAGCCGATCACCGCCCACTTGGAGGCCGCATAGTGCGCCAGCAGAGGGACAGCCCGATGGCCGGCCATGGACGCCGTGATGATGATGCGACCGCCGCCCTGGCGGATCATATGGGGAATAGCGGCCTGGCAGGTAAAGAACACTCCTTTCGTGTTCACGTTGAAGTTATAATCCCATTCCTCCTCCGTGAGGTCCTTCACCCAGTTCATCGTGGAAACCCCAGCGTTCGGGCAGACTATATCCAGGCGTCCCCATTTAGCGACCACGGCATCCATCACCGCGACGTTGTCAGCCTTCCTGGTGACATCGAGACGCCAGGATTCCGCGACCCCATCGGATTGACGGATCTCCTCCGCAACCTGACGGGCCCCTTCCTCGTTAATATCCGTTACGGCCACATAAGCCCCTTCTCGAGCCAGGGTTCGGGCGATAGCCGCTCCGATCCCGGTCCCCGCGCCGGTTACCATCGCAACCTGTCCATCCAGGCGTCCCATGGATGAGCCTCCTTGGAGAAAGGAGCTGGAACTTACACCCTCAGACTAAGATAGAGAAGGCAAGACAGCCCCTCCTTGGGCCCCTTGGGCCTCAAGGAGGAAGGTTCCCTAAAGGTAATCAGGCGTGTGACCCCTGTTGAGTTTCACCCCCCAGACAGTCGACCCACGCGAGGGAAAAGCGGTTTTAGGGCTTCGTAAAGGTCCCGATAAAGGCGGTAAGCCTCCTGATACCGCCGGTGGGCTTCGGGATTCGGTTCATTCCAGTAAGCCGGACCCGCAAAGGCCTCGATCTCCGCCCAATCCTGGAACAGGCCAGCGCCCATCCCGGCCACGAAAGCCACTCCCAGGGCCGAGCCGGGATGCCCGGGGTGGGCCTCCACCGGAAGCCCCAGAACATCTGCGGCGATCTGACGCCACAGCTCGCTGCGCACCCCGCCGTCGGTAGCCAGCACCCGTCGGATGGGATAGCCGCGCTCCTGTAGGATCTCCAGATGATGCTGGAATCCATAGATCACCGCCTCCAGGATGGCGCGGAACATATGACCCCGACTGTGGCTCAGGGTAAGCCCAAAGAAGATCCCCCGGGCTTCCGGATCGAAGAGCGGGGTCTTCTCCCCAAGGAAATAAGGCAGGACGATCAGTCCATCGGAAGCGGGCGGGACGGCTGCGGCTTCCTCATCCAGTCGGCGATAGGTTGCGGACCCACCTTCTTCCCTCAGCACCTGGGTGACGAACCACTTCACCAGAGAGCCGGAAGCCGCCATGCATCCATTCAGAAGGTAACGCTCAGGGATATCGTGATAATCGATGTAAAGCCGGGGATGAGGCTCCAGGCGATCCATGCAATACAGGATATCTCCTGCGGCGCCGAACTTGATTAACAGATCCCCATGCTCCCGGAGGCCAGCGGCCAGCGCGGAGGCAACGTGGTCCGCGCTCCCAGCCGCCACCAGCGTTCCCGGCGCCAGACCTGTCGCCTCCGCCGCCTCCCGCGTGACCTCACCGATGATCTCTGTGGGAAAGCGCACAGGTGGGAAAAGTTCCTCCTGAAGATGGCTGGCCTGCAAGAACATCTCATCCCACGTCCGTCGATAGATGTCGAACAGGCCGCTTTCCACCGCCCAGTTGATCTCCAGCGACCACGCCCCGCTTAGCCGGTAAGCAATATAGTCATAGGAACCCAAGACAAGACGAGTGCGACGCCAGATCTCCGGCTCATGTCGCTGGATCCACATCAGGCGGGGTCCCACATGCTGCTGATTGGTGTAGCCACCGGTCCGGGCGAAAAGCTGCTCCTGATCCAGGTTCCGACGAAGCCACTCGATCTCCTCGATGGCTCGTGCATCGTTCTGGAGGATAGCAGGACGCAGGGGGTTCCCCCTCTCGTCCAGCAGGACGAGGGCAGGCACCATCCCGCTGCATCCGACCACGGCCACCTCTCGCGGATCCCGATTCACAAGAAGTTGCCGGCAGACCGAAACCACTCCCCGCCACCAGTCCGCCGGATCCTCCTCAGACCATCCCGGATAGGAGGAACGGAGATCATGGGGAGCATAGGCCTCCGCCACCAGCCTCCCGCCCGGCTCGATCAGAACGCCCTTCACCCCACTGGTTCCCACATCGATTCCCAATGCGAAGCGGGCCATCGTGGACCTCCTGATCATCCTTTCAGGGCACCTCCCCCAAGGCCTCGCACCAGATAGCGTTGCACGAAGAAGGAGGCGATCATCACTGGGATCACCGCTGAGATGATCGCCACCGACATCTTCCCCATATCCACTCCCCGGAAGGTCCAGTAGCCGGCGATCGCCACCGGCAACGTCTTGGAATGCCCGCCTGCCAGCATCAGAGCGTAAAACATCTCATTCCAGGACATGATGAAAGCGAACAGCCCTGCAGCCGCCATGCCCGGACGAGCGGCCGGCAGGACAACCTGAACGAAGGCTTGCCACCGCGTGCACCCATCCACCATCGCCTGCTCCTCCAAGTCCCGCGGCACATCCTCAAAGAACCCGATCAGAAACCACGTCACGAGAGGGGCAATGAAGGTGAGGTGGGCAATAGCCACCGCCCAGACCGTATCCAGAAGCCCGACATAGTAAGCCATCAGGAAGAAGGGGATGATAAAAAGAGCCGGCGGCATCATCTGGGCGGCCAGGATCACAAAGCGCAGCCCTGTTCCGCCGGTCCGGAAGCGAGAGAAGGCGTACGCGGCCGGGGCCCCCACGATCAGAGAAACGATCACAGTGAGGCCCCCTACGATCACGCTGTTCAGGAAATGGCGGGCGAAGGAGGAGTTCAACCAGACCTCAGACCAGTTCACGCTGGTTGGTTCGAACCCGAAGAGAGAAGGACGGCTCAGCTCCACCGGCGGCTTCAGGGAGGCCAAGAAAATCCACAGGAAAGGGAAAAGGACGGCAACCGCGGCGATCGATAGCATACCGAATCGAAGAAGGATCGGCCATCGCCGACTCCAGCGCAGGATCCTCCAGGCCGGCATAGCCTTTATGGCGACGCTGCGAGCCAGCCCTGTCATGTCATCGCCTCCTGACGCCGCAGGATGCGGAAGAGAAGCACCACGAGGGCAAAGATCACCCAGGCGAGTGTAACGGCCATCGCCGCCGCCTCGCCCAATCGGAAGTAAAGAAAGCCAACCCGGTAAATATGGAACAGAATCGTTTCGGTGCGCTCTCCTGGCCCTCCCCTCGTGATAGCGTATACATACTCAAACACACGGAACGCATCCAGCATCCGGATCAGAATCGCTGCCAGTATCACTGGGCGGATCAGCGGAAGGACCAAATAACGAATCATTTGAAGCTCTGACGCGCCGTCCACTCGAGCGGCCTCAAAGGGCTCTATTGGCAGGGCTTCCATCCCTGCCAGAAGCAGCAGCACCATCAGCGGCGTCCACTGCCATACATCAATCAGGATCAGGGAAAAGAGCGCCAAGCTGGGGCCAAACCAGTCGATCTCCACCCCTATGGTTCGTAACCAGACCGGGATGATCCCGAGCTGATTGTTCAGTAGAAACCGGAACATCAGGCCGACAGCGATAGGGGTGACAAACATCGGTGTCAGCAGAATCGCGCGGAAGAGATTCTGAGCAGGCACCGGCCGCCAAAGCAGATAAGCCAGGAGGAAACCCAAAAGAAGTTCCAGCCCCACCGCCCCGAATACGAAAACCAGAGTGTTCTGCATAGCGGTCCAGTAGGAGGAATTCCCCAGCAGCCCCCGATATTGCTCCATCCCAACCCAGCGGACCTCATTCAGGGCGGTGAGTCGGTAATCGTGCGCCGAGATATAGACAGCGAAGGCCATCGGATAGCCCTGGACGGCCACCAGCAATAGGATCAGAGGCAGAACCATCCGGCGACCCAATCGTCGATCCTGACGCCCCATGCGGCCTCCTGAAGCGAAGAGAGGCCGGGGAAGGCGGCCCCGATGGCCTCCCCCGGCACCTCAGCTCACTGGCCCAGGATGCGGCGAACCTGGGCGGCAGCATCCTTTAACGCCTGCTCCGCGGTTTTCTCCCCAGCCACTGCCGCATTCAGCTCGGTGCCCACCACCTGAATGATCTCCTCTGCCTTCGGACCGCGGGCCAGCGGCTCCGCGTCCTCCAGGATCTTCAGCACCGTCTCGTAATAGCTCTGCCCAAAGCCCTTCTGCCAGACCTCGGGGTCCTTCATCGCGCTCACTCGAACCGGCGCGCCGCCCAGAATCACCCGTTGCTTCTCCACGCGCTTGGAGGTGATCCAAGAGATGAAACGCCAGGAAGCATCCTTGTTCGGCGCATTCCGGGGGATAGCCCAGTGCCAGGCCCCGAGCACCGCCTTGCCACCGGGGACCTCATAGAGGGCGAACTTGCCAGCCAGGGCGCCCGCCGGACCCTGTGGGTTGTTCAGGGTGGGTAGCATCCAGTTGTAACTCATCATCATGGCCGCCTCGCCGGACGCCATGCTCCGCAGGGCCTCATCGAAACCCCAGTTCAGGGAATTCGGCGGGGCTGCCGTCTTATACATCTCGATATAGAGCTCCAGGGCCCGCACCGCCTCCGGCCGATCGATGATCACATTGCCACGCTCATCCAGCAGATCGCCGCCCGCCGCATATAGCCAGTTCTTCCATTCCTCGAAGACCTTATAGCCGCGCTGAGGCTGCATCGCCACCCCATATATCTTCCCGCCGCTTTGCTCCTTGAAGAACTGAGCGATGCGGACATAATCCTCCAGGGTGGTGGGCGGGGCCAGCAACTTGCCGTACTTCTTTTGGTAGGCATCCCGATAAGCAGAATCGTTAAAGAGATCCTGGCGCACGATCAGACCTACAGCATAGTTATAGAAGGGGAGACCGTAGACCTTACCGCCCACTACCCCGATCTCCCGCACCGGACGCACGAAGTCCTCGAAATCGTAATCTGGGATTGCTTTGATCCGCTCGTCCAGGGGCTCCAGGAAATTCCCGGCCACGAACTCATCCATCCACGGGTTGTCCACGATGATCACATCGTAAGTCGCCTTGGGGGCCATAAACGAGGCCAGGATCTTATCGCGCATGGCATCGTAGGGCATCGCGTCGATGACCACGTGGATGCCGGGGTTCTCCCGCTCGAAATCGGGGAGGAGCTTGCGGACCACGTCCGTGTCGGGGACCTGCTCCATGATGATCGTCAGCGTGATGGGGCCCGGGGCGGCAGGCCGGCAGCCCACGAGCCACGCACTGAACAGGGCCACGACGATCAACAGATCCATCGCCCGCCGAAGCATCTCTCACCTCCTTTGAATTGGGCAGAAGGAGCTCACGAAGCACGCAGGCGCCGCATGCGGGCGCCCAGATAGGTCATCAATGCAAAGGAGAGAAACGAGACGTAGATCAGAAAAGCGGTGATCGCCGAGGCGATCCGCATGTCGTTTCGGATCTGCTGGAAGAGGCGCAAAGGAAGGGTCTGAGCGGTGAACCCGGCGACCATCGAGGTGACCTCGAACTCCCCCATGCTGATAGCGAACACCAGCAAGGCTCCGGAGAGGATACCGGGCATCACGTTCGGGATCAGCACATAACGCATCCGTTGCCAGAAGGTGGCCCCCAGGCTGGCCGCCGCCTCGCTGAGGGTGCGCTCGTCGATGGTCTGAAA
Coding sequences:
- a CDS encoding SDR family NAD(P)-dependent oxidoreductase, which produces MGRLDGQVAMVTGAGTGIGAAIARTLAREGAYVAVTDINEEGARQVAEEIRQSDGVAESWRLDVTRKADNVAVMDAVVAKWGRLDIVCPNAGVSTMNWVKDLTEEEWDYNFNVNTKGVFFTCQAAIPHMIRQGGGRIIITASMAGHRAVPLLAHYAASKWAVIGFGLSLAVEVGKYNIKVNLICPGFVRTSMQEREIVWEGQLRGMDPEAVRAEYVSKTPLGRIEEPQDVANAVLLLCLPEADFITGAVLDVTGGAHLT
- a CDS encoding sugar ABC transporter permease codes for the protein MGRQDRRLGRRMVLPLILLLVAVQGYPMAFAVYISAHDYRLTALNEVRWVGMEQYRGLLGNSSYWTAMQNTLVFVFGAVGLELLLGFLLAYLLWRPVPAQNLFRAILLTPMFVTPIAVGLMFRFLLNNQLGIIPVWLRTIGVEIDWFGPSLALFSLILIDVWQWTPLMVLLLLAGMEALPIEPFEAARVDGASELQMIRYLVLPLIRPVILAAILIRMLDAFRVFEYVYAITRGGPGERTETILFHIYRVGFLYFRLGEAAAMAVTLAWVIFALVVLLFRILRRQEAMT
- a CDS encoding carbohydrate ABC transporter permease, with translation MPAWRILRWSRRWPILLRFGMLSIAAVAVLFPFLWIFLASLKPPVELSRPSLFGFEPTSVNWSEVWLNSSFARHFLNSVIVGGLTVIVSLIVGAPAAYAFSRFRTGGTGLRFVILAAQMMPPALFIIPFFLMAYYVGLLDTVWAVAIAHLTFIAPLVTWFLIGFFEDVPRDLEEQAMVDGCTRWQAFVQVVLPAARPGMAAAGLFAFIMSWNEMFYALMLAGGHSKTLPVAIAGYWTFRGVDMGKMSVAIISAVIPVMIASFFVQRYLVRGLGGGALKG
- a CDS encoding sugar ABC transporter substrate-binding protein translates to MLRRAMDLLIVVALFSAWLVGCRPAAPGPITLTIIMEQVPDTDVVRKLLPDFERENPGIHVVIDAMPYDAMRDKILASFMAPKATYDVIIVDNPWMDEFVAGNFLEPLDERIKAIPDYDFEDFVRPVREIGVVGGKVYGLPFYNYAVGLIVRQDLFNDSAYRDAYQKKYGKLLAPPTTLEDYVRIAQFFKEQSGGKIYGVAMQPQRGYKVFEEWKNWLYAAGGDLLDERGNVIIDRPEAVRALELYIEMYKTAAPPNSLNWGFDEALRSMASGEAAMMMSYNWMLPTLNNPQGPAGALAGKFALYEVPGGKAVLGAWHWAIPRNAPNKDASWRFISWITSKRVEKQRVILGGAPVRVSAMKDPEVWQKGFGQSYYETVLKILEDAEPLARGPKAEEIIQVVGTELNAAVAGEKTAEQALKDAAAQVRRILGQ
- a CDS encoding FGGY-family carbohydrate kinase encodes the protein MARFALGIDVGTSGVKGVLIEPGGRLVAEAYAPHDLRSSYPGWSEEDPADWWRGVVSVCRQLLVNRDPREVAVVGCSGMVPALVLLDERGNPLRPAILQNDARAIEEIEWLRRNLDQEQLFARTGGYTNQQHVGPRLMWIQRHEPEIWRRTRLVLGSYDYIAYRLSGAWSLEINWAVESGLFDIYRRTWDEMFLQASHLQEELFPPVRFPTEIIGEVTREAAEATGLAPGTLVAAGSADHVASALAAGLREHGDLLIKFGAAGDILYCMDRLEPHPRLYIDYHDIPERYLLNGCMAASGSLVKWFVTQVLREEGGSATYRRLDEEAAAVPPASDGLIVLPYFLGEKTPLFDPEARGIFFGLTLSHSRGHMFRAILEAVIYGFQHHLEILQERGYPIRRVLATDGGVRSELWRQIAADVLGLPVEAHPGHPGSALGVAFVAGMGAGLFQDWAEIEAFAGPAYWNEPNPEAHRRYQEAYRLYRDLYEALKPLFPRVGRLSGG